The sequence AGACCGGGCACCGGTGATGGACGAACGCCTCGCGCTTGCCGCGGTGGCCGCATTTTCCGCAAAGCGCGGTCTCCAACCGTGCCCCGCAGCTTCGGCAAACGGGATCGCGATGCGCCACGGGTGCCTGGCAGTTTCCACAACGAAGGCCCGTCCCCCTGCCCGTTCCCGAGGAAGCCATGCGCCAAACCGCCTTTAAAAGAGTCCCGGAATTCCCAGTCCGCCAGTCAGCTTTTTCATCTCCTCCGCGAGCATATTTCTTCCCTTCTTCGCCGCCTCGTTGCAGGCCGCGCGGACCAGATCCTCCAGCATCTCGACATCGTTGGGATCGACAGCCTGCGGCTCTATCTTCACCGAGAGAATATCTCCCGCGCCGTTCGCCCTGACCGTCACCATCCCGCCCCCGGCGCTTGCCTCGACTTCGCGCGCTCCAATCTCCTCCTGAATCTTGGCCATCTTCTCCTGCATCTGGCGCGCTTGCTTCATCAGGTTGCCCATACCGCCTTTCAACATCATTCCTCTCCCTGTCTGTATCGCCGCAAAGGGACCTCGCTGCTATTGGCCGCCGGAAGTGTTCCTGTTTCGCGCCCGAAGAGAGCGGATATTCATGATCTGACCGTTGAACATGTCCACGACTTCTTGAACAACAGTCTCCTCCTCCTTGCGGAACCGGTTGCCGGCGGGGGACGACGCCTCCGGAGCGGAGATGGTTTCTGCCTTCTCCCTGAAATGCACTTTCACCGACCAGGAGGAGTGGGAGGCGAAAAAAGATTCAATGGATGCGGCCGCCTCCTGCAGAAGGCCTCTGGCGGGCGCGTGGCCGTTTCCCGGCGGAAGAGTGAACGAGATGCGCTCGGGCTCGCTGAGGTCAACTTCCGTCTCTTGCACCACCGCCTGCTGGGAGTGGCGGAGG is a genomic window of bacterium containing:
- a CDS encoding YbaB/EbfC family nucleoid-associated protein encodes the protein MLKGGMGNLMKQARQMQEKMAKIQEEIGAREVEASAGGGMVTVRANGAGDILSVKIEPQAVDPNDVEMLEDLVRAACNEAAKKGRNMLAEEMKKLTGGLGIPGLF